From Anopheles funestus chromosome 3RL, idAnoFuneDA-416_04, whole genome shotgun sequence, a single genomic window includes:
- the LOC125770610 gene encoding protein LTO1 homolog, protein MTSPGSELNRAEKDENVDDINDVFEDIFLTEERIIGEHFHQGLVDGRLEESVQEAEDYGFKKGSEIGREIGFYTSIVTTIASQPEIAANEKAHSILQEVLCALEKYPHENDPAIDLVHNLQQIRSKFRRLCALLKIPFKYTQTNDLSF, encoded by the coding sequence ATGACGAGCCCGGGTAGTGAGTTAAATCGTGCCGAAAAAGATGAAAACGTGGATGATATCAATGATGTGTTTGAGGATATTTTTCTAACCGAAGAACGTATCATCGGCGAACACTTCCACCAAGGATTGGTGGATGGTCGACTCGAGGAATCAGTACAGGAGGCGGAAGATTACGGCTTTAAGAAGGGTTCCGAAATTGGACGTGAAATTGGATTTTATACCAGTATTGTGACCACGATTGCTTCCCAACCGGAAATAGCTGCGAACGAGAAGGCACACAGCATTTTGCAGGAAGTATTGTGCGCATTGGAAAAGTATCCACACGAGAACGATCCGGCCATTGATTTGGTGCACAATTTGCAACAGATTCGGAGCAAATTTCGAAGGCTGTGTGCACTGCTGAAGATTCCATTTAAATACACCCAAACGAATGATCTTTCGTTTTAA
- the LOC125770609 gene encoding protein preli-like, translated as MAKYYESSTIYNYSWDQVMQGFWNRYPNPYSSHVLSEDTVCREVRNGKLHSKRLLTKTNHVPKWGERFFKAKSVNIVEESVVDPYERTLVTYTRNIGFNKIMSVVEKVVYKSLPDQPGKTIAIRSAWIDSSVYGFGTAIRAFGLDRFKKNCAKTVNGFNYILQHMFPNNPVALAAAAAANKDYQGSKAQKLREAAKHASDHMKAQAEHLVQNLSVKG; from the exons ATGGCAAAATATTACGAAAGTTCTACCATCTATAACTACTCCTGGGATCAAGTTATGCAGGGCTTTTGGAACCGTTACCCAAATCCGTACAG TTCGCACGTACTCTCGGAGGACACCGTCTGTCGGGAGGTAAGGAATGGTAAGCTTCATAGCAAAAGGCTGCTGACCAAGACGAACCACGTGCCAAAGTGGGGCGAACGCTTCTTCAAGGCCAAGTCGGTGAACATAGTGGAGGAATCGGTAGTAGATCCGTACGAAAGGACACTCGTGACGTACACGCGAAACATTGGCTTCAACAAAATAATG AGCGTGGTTGAAAAGGTTGTCTACAAATCACTACCGGATCAACCCGGCAAAACCATCGCAATCCGATCGGCCTGGATCGATTCGTCCGTGTACGGGTTTGGTACCGCCATACGAGCGTTCGGGTTAGATCGGTTTAAGAAAAATTGCGCCAAAACGGTAAACGGATTCAACTACATCCTGCAGCACATGTTCCCGAACAATCCGGTTGCGCTGGCGGCGGCCGCTGCCGCCAACAAAGACTACCAGGGTTCGAAGGCACAGAAGCTGCGCGAAGCGGCAAAGCATGCGTCCGACCACATGAAGGCACAGGCCGAACATTTGGTACAAAACCTTTCCGTCAAGGGCTAG
- the LOC125770761 gene encoding uncharacterized protein LOC125770761, translated as MDQMLPSPGFSIPSIGTPLHQPEEDQQILPHAYQQQQSMPHMTPMGGLSSSNYTMPAIGSSSGKSMHTYAPSFSTPQNMIQPQTPQSLMSPMVPMTESKAAATPSQTQGSGGSIRDPENIGSVNIHQTMGPATPMTPMTPSEPAILPQLQNIVSTVNLSCKLDLKKIALHARNAEYNPKRFAAVIMRIREPRTTALIFSSGKMVCTGAKSEDDSRLAARKYARIIQKLGFTAKFLDFKVQNMVGSCDVRFPIRLEGLVLTHGRFSSYEPELFPGLIYRMVKPRIVLLIFVSGKVVLTGAKVRQEIYDAFENIYPILKSFKKQ; from the exons ATGGACCAGATGCTACCGAGTCCGGGATTTTCAATCCCTAGCATCGGTACGCCGTTGCACCAGCCGGAAGAAGACCAGCAGATTCTTCCGCATGcttatcagcagcagcaatccaTGCCGCACATGACACCGATGGGTGGCCTTAGCTCTAGCAACTACACAATGCCGGCTATCGGATCTTCCTCCGGCAAGAGCATGCATACGTACGCGCCCAGCTTTTCCACCCCACAGAATATGATCCAGCCACAGACACCG CAAAGTTTAATGTCACCGATGGTACCTATGACGGAATCAAAAGCCGCAGCAACACCCAGCCAAACGCAAGGCAGCGGTGGCAGCATCCGGGATCCAGAAAACATTGGCAGTGTGAATATCCACCAAACCATGGGTCCCGCAACACCGATGACGCCGATGACACCGAGCGAACCAGCCATTCTGCCGCAGCTGCAAAATATTGTCTCAACGGTGAATCTAAGCTGCAAGCTCGATCTCAAGAAAATAGCCCTGCATGCCCGTAACGCCGAGTACAATCCGAAACGTTTCGCCGCCGTGATTATGCGCATTCGGGAACCGCGCACCACAGCACTGATTTTCTCATCCGGCAAGATGGTATGTACCGGGGCGAAAAGTGAAGACGATTCCCGGCTGGCAGCGCGCAAATACGCACGTATCATACAAAAGCTCGGCTTTACG GCCAAATTCCTGGACTTTAAGGTACAAAACATGGTCGGCAGCTGTGACGTACGGTTTCCAATTCGGCTCGAAGGTTTGGTGCTGACGCACGGACGGTTCAGCTCGTACGAGCCGGAACTGTTCCCGGGGCTCATTTACCGTATGGTGAAGCCCCGTATCGTACTGTTAATCTTCGTGTCCGGCAAAGTAGTGCTTACCGGTGCCAAAGTGCGGCAAGAAATTTACGACGCGTTCGAAAACATCTATCCGATTCTGAAGAGCTTCAAAAAACAGTAA
- the LOC125770606 gene encoding probable methyltransferase-like protein 25, producing the protein MIFRFKRVTMDRILKQVDTIVRFLEPNLAFINCHMVDYLTEQHWKRFVPDAIQRELQTVDDYLQAKELFWGQFEPEHEKQVRFPSVKAFINNTSRYRLSGSEVHDTALTLDEFKDALSDHRKETRLKMTELMNVKKCHEVEVAAAAVASLCTAMVSANPVTKLEDILVIDAGDGKGYLSSRIALEHGIKVLGVDCNEENTSNAEKRLERLKNKIPKAIRKSNLEEDEYFTNLIKAEDTLNTLYKTATQLIDFNTNLIELVARYFPQGNHNTFCLCGLHTCGNLGPNCLRLFHQNPTIRGICNVGCCYQLMQEQFIVDEFYNPAKAADNPGYGFPMSKYLQERSFALGRNARNLAAESIERTCTKRENPSDKLGYRALLQVVFLERGEKKSHQVGRLKCNGFVDYVRKSIHRLALSESVTITDESLLELEARFTVELEQLKVYYLIRQQFAPVIETLILLDRLLYLRECGYDRSFLVKLFEPVVSPRCYALIALK; encoded by the exons ATGATCTTTCGTTTTAAGCGTGTCACGATGGATCGGATCCTGAAACAGGTGGATACGATCGTACGCTTTCTCGAGCCAAACCTGGCATTTATCAACTGCCACATGGTGGATTATCTCACGGAACAACACTGGAAACGGTTTGTGCCAGACGCGATACAGCGCGAGCTACAAACGGTCGATGATTATCTTCAGGCGAAGGAACTATTCTGGGGTCAATTCGAACCAGAGCACGAGAAACAGGTCCGGTTTCCGAGCGTGAAAGCATTTATCAATAATACGAGCAGATATCGATTGAGTGGAAGTGAAGTGCACGATACGGCACTCACGCTGGATGAATTTAAAGATGCTTTATCCGATCATCGTAAGGAAACGCGGTTGAAAATGACCGAACTGATGAATGTGAAAAAGTGTCACGAGGTAGAagtggctgctgctgccgtgGCGTCACTGTGTACGGCTATGGTATCCGCAAATCCAGTCACAAAGCTGGAAGATATTTTAGTAATTGACGCAGGCGATGGGAAAGGTTATCTTTCGTCGAGGATTGCTTTAGAGCATGGAATAAAAGTGCTTGGTGTGGACTGCAACGAGGAGAACACTAGCAATGCAGAAAAGCGTCTCGAGCGTCTAAAG AACAAAATTCCCAAAGCTATCCGGAAGTCAAATCTGGAAGAGgatgaatattttaccaaCTTGATCAAGGCGGAAGACACGCTAAACACACTGTACAAAACAGCGACGCAGCTGATCGATTTTAATACAAACTTGATAGAGTTAGTCGCCAGATACTTTCCCCAGGGCAATCACAACACTTTCTGTTTGTGCGGTTTGCATACCTGTGGCAATCTCGGACCGAACTGTCTTCGTTTGTTTCATCAAAATCCTACCATTAGAGGGATATGCAACGTTGGCTGCTGTTACCAGCTGATGCAGGAACAGTTCATTGTCGATGAGTTTTACAATCCAGCGAAAGCAGCCGACAATCCCGGGTATGGCTTTCCGATGAGCAAATACCTGCAAGAACGTTCCTTTGCCTTAGGACGCAATGCGCGCAATCTGGCAGCGGAATCAATCGAACGAACATGCACGAAGCGTGAGAATCCTAGCGACAAGCTTGGCTATCGAGCACTGCTGCAGGTAGTGTTTCTAGAGCGTGGTGAGAAAAAATCCCACCAGGTCGGACGACTCAAGTGCAATGGATTCGTAGACTATGTAAGAAAATCCATCCACAGGTTAGCATTGAGCGAAAGTGTTACGATAACGGACGAGTCTTTATTGGAGCTGGAAGCACGCTTTACGGTGGAGTTGGAACAATTAAAGGTGTACTATCTGATACGGCAACAGTTTGCACCGGTAATTGAAACGTTAATCCTATTGGACCGATTGCTGTACCTGAGAGAATGTGGATATGATCGTAGCTTTCTGGTAAAACTGTTCGAACCAGTCGTGTCGCCTCGTTGTTACGCCTTAATAGCATTAAAATAG
- the LOC125769558 gene encoding uncharacterized protein LOC125769558, translating to MINMIFPTIDVVQSYMWLVLLCFVLYLVWFLTTAGTRYWQGRHVPYIAGRPIVGNFFDAVLMRKSTFDMMIELYTNERVRNSAIFGISKLMTPTLVLRDPELIKQVLVKDAAFFLNRSMSTDSHGDPIGYYNLLMIKNPPWKQLRSYLTPSLSLSKIKQMYRLLDQVGSEMVASLDALPELRPGVRETEFKELCARFTTDVIASTFFGMEANCLKDENSEFRYYGRKIFDYGPARGLTMASFFFAPKLVPYLRLKLFPRDTEAFLKAIIEQEITRREKTGESRGDFIDSMITLKNNNATLGVTEIPIKGDILVAQAATFYMASFETTSSVLSFALYELTRNPKIQAQLREEIRLVVRKYGQDIPYEAYANEMPYLGMVISETARLYPVLPFIERQCTLPEGNTGYKLEPFHDFIIPNHMPVLIPIYAIHRDPKYFPNPELFDPERFSKDNQDQIQPCTYMPFGVGPRTCLGSHFGTIQIKIALVKLLTKYRIDRSSSTPGVLTYRKNAFTLNSNEGLCAELVEDALEIQPVTLDSVCLMINMIFPTIDVVQSYLWLVLLCVVLYLLWFLTTSGTRYWQCLHVPYIEGRPIVGNFFDAILMRKSTFDLMIELYRDERVRNSALFGISKLMTPTLVLRDPELIKQVLIKDAAFFCNRSMSTDSHGDQIGYYNLLMIKNPPWKQLRSYLTPSLSLSKIKQMYRLLDQVGSEMVASLDALPELRPGVRETEFKELCARFTTDVIASTFFGIQANCLKDENSEFRYYGRKIFDYGPVRGMTMASFFFAPELVPYLRLKLFPRDTEAFLKAIIEQEITRREKTGESRGDFIDSMITLKNNNATLGVTEKIPLKGDILVAQAATFYMASFETTSSVLSFALYELTRNPKIQAQLREEIRLVVRKYGQDIPYEAYANEMPYLGMVISETARLYPVLPFIERQCTLPEGNTGYKLEPFHDFIIPNHMPVLIPIYAIHRDPKYFPNPELFDPERFSKDNLDQIQPCTYMPFGVGPRTCLGSHFGTLQIKIALVKLLTKYRIDRSSSTPGVLTYRKNAFTLNSNEGLCAELVEDALVM from the exons ATGATCAACATGATCTTCCCTACCATTGACGTCGTCCAGAGCTATATGTGGCTGgtattgctttgttttgtgctaTATCTGGTGTGGTTCCTGACTACGGCTGGAACACGATACTGGCAGGGCCGTCATGTACCGTACATCGCGGGCCGTCCAATAGTGGGCAACTTCTTCGATGCGGTACTGATGCGAAAATCAACCTTCGACATGATGATCGAGTTGTACACGAACGAACGCGTGCGGAATAGTGCGATATTTGGCATCAGTAAGCTGATGACTCCCACCCTAGTGCTACGCGATCCCGAACTCATCAAACAAGTACTAGTTAAAGATGCCGCCTTTTTCCTGAATCG CTCCATGTCTACTGATTCACATGGTGATCCGATCGGGTACTACAACTTGCTGATGATTAAAAATCCTCCTTGGAAGCAGCTACGCTCCTACCTTACACCGTCGCTTAGCTTGAGTAAAATCAAACAGATGTACCGACTGCTCGATCAG GTTGGTTCAGAGATGGTGGCGTCACTCGATGCATTACCGGAACTACGGCCAGGCGTACGAGAGACGGAATTTAAAGAGCTCTGTGCACGCTTCACCACCGACGTAATTGCGAGCACATTCTTCGGCATGGAGGCCAACTGCCTGAAGGATGAGAATTCCGAGTTTCGTTACTATGGGCGAAAGATCTTCGATTACGGTCCGGCACGCGGTTTGACGATGGCATCGTTCTTCTTTGCGCCCAAGCTGGTGCCTTATCTACGGTTGAAACTTTTCCCACGCGACACCGAAGCTTTCCTTAAGGCTATTATCGAGCAGGAGATCACAAGGCGCGAAAAAACTGGCGAAAGTCGGGGAGATTTCATCGATTCGATGATTACGCttaaaaacaacaatgctACACTCGGCGTTACGGAGATAC CAATCAAAGGTGATATACTTGTAGCACAGGCGGCAACCTTCTATATGGCCAGCTTTGAAACTACCTCCTCGGTGCTATCGTTTGCTCTTTACGAGTTAACAAGAAAT CCAAAAATACAAGCCCAGCTTAGGGAAGAAATACGTCTCGTTGTTCGTAAATATGGACAAGACATTCCCTACGAAGCGTATGCCAATGAGATGCCGTACCTGGGCATGGTTATCTCCGAAACGGCGCGACTTTATCCAGTGCTACCCTTCATCGAGCGTCAGTGTACATTGCCGGAAGGTAATACCGGATACAAGCTGGAACCGTTCCACGATTTTATCATCCCCAACCACATGCCAGTGTTGATCCCTATCTATGCAATCCATCGCGATCCAAAG TATTTCCCCAATCCGGAACTCTTCGATCCGGAACGATTTTCCAAAGATAATCAGGACCAAATACAACCCTGCACGTACATGCCGTTCGGTGTTGGACCGCGCACCTGCCTTGGGTCACATTTTGGGAcgatacaaattaaaattgcacTGGTGAAGCTGCTCACAAAGTATCGCATCGATCGATCATCCTCCACGCCCGGAGTATTAACTTACCGCAAGAATGCTTTCACGCTGAACTCCAACGAAGGTCTTTGCGCCGAACTGGTGGAGGATGCTTTGGAAAT ACAACCGGTGACACTTGACAGTGTGTGCCTCATGATCAACATGATCTTCCCCACCATTGACGTCGTCCAGAGCTATCTGTGGCTGGTATTACTTTGTGTTGTGCTATATCTGCTGTGGTTCCTGACTACGTCTGGAACACGATACTGGCAGTGTCTTCATGTGCCGTACATCGAGGGCCGTCCAATAGTGGGCAACTTCTTCGATGCGATACTGATGCGAAAATCAACCTTCGACTTAATGATCGAGCTGTACAGGGACGAACGCGTACGGAATAGTGCGTTATTTGGCATCAGTAAGCTGATGACTCCCACCCTAGTGCTACGCGATCCCGAACTCATCAAACAAGTACTAATTAAAGATGCCGCCTTCTTCTGCAATCG CTCCATGTCTACTGATTCACATGGTGATCAGATCGGGTACTACAACTTGCTGATGATTAAAAATCCACCTTGGAAGCAGCTACGCTCCTACCTTACACCCTCGCTTAGCTTGAGCAAAATCAAACAGATGTACCGACTGCTTGATCAG GTTGGTTCAGAGATGGTGGCATCACTCGATGCATTACCGGAACTACGGCCAGGCGTACGAGAGACGGAATTTAAAGAGCTCTGTGCACGCTTCACCACCGACGTGATTGCGAGCACATTCTTCGGCATACAGGCCAACTGCCTGAAGGATGAGAATTCCGAGTTTCGTTACTATGGGCGAAAGATCTTCGATTACGGTCCGGTACGCGGTATGACGATGGCATCGTTCTTCTTTGCGCCCGAGTTGGTGCCTTACCTACGGTTGAAACTTTTCCCACGCGACACAGAAGCTTTCCTTAAGGCTATTATCGAGCAGGAGATCACAAGGCGCGAAAAAACTGGCGAAAGTCGGGGAGATTTTATCGATTCGATGATTACGCttaaaaacaacaatgctACACTCGGCGTTACGGAGAAGATAC CACTCAAAGGTGATATACTTGTAGCACAGGCGGCAACCTTCTATATGGCCAGCTTTGAAACTACCTCCTCGGTGCTATCGTTTGCTCTTTACGAGTTAACAAGAAAT CCAAAAATACAAGCCCAGCTGAGGGAAGAAATACGTCTCGTTGTTCGCAAATATGGACAAGACATTCCCTACGAAGCGTATGCCAATGAGATGCCGTACCTGGGCATGGTTATCTCCGAAACGGCACGACTTTATCCAGTGCTACCCTTCATCGAGCGTCAGTGTACATTGCCGGAAGGTAATACCGGATACAAGCTGGAACCGTTCCACGATTTTATCATCCCCAACCACATGCCAGTGTTGATCCCTATCTATGCAATCCATCGCGATCCAAAG TATTTCCCCAACCCGGAACTCTTCGATCCGGAACGATTTTCCAAAGATAATCTGGACCAAATACAACCCTGCACGTACATGCCGTTCGGTGTTGGACCGCGCACCTGCCTTGGGTCACATTTTGGGACGctacaaattaaaattgcacTGGTGAAGCTgctcaccaagtatcgcatcGATCGATCATCCTCCACGCCCGGAGTATTGACTTACCGCAAGAATGCTTTCACGCTGAACTCCAACGAAGGTCTTTGCGCCGAACTGGTGGAGGATGCTTTAGTAATGTGA